The genomic interval CTTTTTAACAGATGACAGATATATGTATATCGTCGATGGAGTTATTTTTTCAATAGGTATCACATTATTCTCAGCAATTTTAGGTATAGTATTAGGACTTTTATTGGCAGTTATGAAGCTATCTCATTGGTATCCATTTAAAAGGATCAAATTTCTTGAAAACTTTAATCCTTTGTCAAAAATTGCATACATCTACATAGATGTTATAAGAGGAACACCAGTAGTTGTACAACTTATGATACTTGCAAACTTAATCTTTGTTGGAGCTTTAAGAGAAACTCCTATACTAGTTATAGGTGGAATAGCTTTTGGACTTAACTCAGGAGCTTATGTTGCAGAAATTATAAGAGCTGGTATTGAAGGATTAGATAAAGGTCAAATGGAAGCAGGAAGAGCTTTAGGACTTAGCTATTCTCAAACTATGAGAAAAATTATTGTACCTCAAGCTATTAAAAATATTCTACCTGCCCTTGTAAGTGAATTTATAACTTTATTGAAAGAAACTTCAATAATTGGATTTATTGGTGGAATTGACTTATTAAGATCAGCTAGTATTATAACTAGCCAAACATATAGAGGAGTTGAACCTCTACTTGCTGTTGGATTTATATATTTAATTTTGACATCAATTTTCACTGTATTTATGAGAAAAGTTGAAAGGGGGCTAAAAGTAAGTGATTAATATAACTAATTTATATAAAAATTTTGGAGATTTAGAAGTTTTAAAAAATATCTCAACTGAAATAAAAAAAGGTGAAATT from Fusobacterium pseudoperiodonticum carries:
- a CDS encoding amino acid ABC transporter permease codes for the protein MEYLEILKDTFLTDDRYMYIVDGVIFSIGITLFSAILGIVLGLLLAVMKLSHWYPFKRIKFLENFNPLSKIAYIYIDVIRGTPVVVQLMILANLIFVGALRETPILVIGGIAFGLNSGAYVAEIIRAGIEGLDKGQMEAGRALGLSYSQTMRKIIVPQAIKNILPALVSEFITLLKETSIIGFIGGIDLLRSASIITSQTYRGVEPLLAVGFIYLILTSIFTVFMRKVERGLKVSD